The following are from one region of the Stigmatella ashevillena genome:
- a CDS encoding non-ribosomal peptide synthetase, producing MPPTPPSTLVTGTEYERLLSSLRLKSPWALEGHTPEEVRRVLDGGAQAARVKGGRVDHGPWRSVVDVIAAQCRRHADRVALSEGASETTYARLEERTCALAASLRARGIGRGDVVAVVLERGPAFVELAIAVWRVGAAYLPLAPSHPQAWREDILRRVGAALVVGSPASEVPGVPFLESGADVGSGVAAVEDTALVPEDLAYIICTSGSTGEPKLVMTEHRGVANLLHAQRDFLGALGPDTRVLQFFHPSFDASLFDLLMALPNGGRLETLDASPLSGAPLAHVLVDRRITHAVLPATVLRTLQPGGFPDLQVVMSTGDVCLPETARQWGAHHRFINGYGPTEVTVASTLHAVQAVEGERVPIGRPLSNDHVVILDEHLHLVPDGVPGELCIGGEGVGRGYLGRPDLTAERFIPDAFGPVPGGRLYRSGDLGRWLPDGTLEFLGRRDDQVKIRGARIELGQVEAALAALPDVRDAVALIDDTRERLLGYVMPITGAALSGDAVRAELRRSLPGYLVPDVVVVVEVWPLNTSGKVDRAQLPRPPRAERTDYQPPESPGEVALAAIAAALLGMERVGRDDNLFELGGHSLFATQLVARVRRVLGAQLELSAVLQAPTVARLAALLKEAQGGVDLGPWGGAAGMALTPSFGQERVWLMHKLNPDARAYHTQAVFRLGGALDLAALHASLTDIVRRHDVMRSRFPEVDGELRCELEAPWEVELPLQDFSGVDEALLATRVAEAVRDAVQAPFALAEGRPFRWRLLRLGAQEHLFVHVEHHIVHDGWSFNVFVRELLNGYAEHVRHGQVRRPALAVQYSDYARWQREWVGTEAAAAQRRFWRQELEGAETRLQLSLRAAPGGRRFRGVAPRVELDGDLARRLQALADRNHASLFTTLLSAFFVLLHRYTGSQDLLVGSSVANRRWQDTEGMLGMFINTVVLRGRLDGDPSFEEFLARMRRTTLEVYDHQELPYEQIFAQSPARHQGGFNPLIQTMFNFHDSSVGTLDASPLDVSFVEGLGNGSAKFELSVVAVPLYAEPGHIQRLAGDVVSIPRSEAPVRSSPRSSLSGILLSWEFDSDLFEDFFITGMLSAYQQLLRSITDAPDARVSRLSLMNDADRRALVSVGPRQEAPSYRVPDLFAHWTRRAPDAPAVRSGDCVLTYAELTRRAEHLAHHLRGLGVGREALVAVCIPRSAELVVAQLGILMAGAAFLSLDPGAPPAWLEPLMQEAGARALVTTAVLAGRLTGLPTVVLDAMPPASSGPPLPEGSPSDLAYVLYTSGSTGRPKGVQIEHHSVVSLLYRTALAEDLGPGKTMLAMASVSFDISVLEVWGALLNGATVHFLPPGWDVPGLARCLIDQRITHAVIPPVVLPRLAADAPEAFAALDRVVVGGDVFPVEAFRTLQRGGFTKVTNGYGPTEITVMASGHRLDDGLDPEATHVPIGRPLFNAHLMVLDAHGQVAPPGAVGELCIGGAGVARGYRDLPNLTAERFVPDPFGSHPGARLYRSGDLARWLPGGVIEFLGRRDEQVKVRGVRVELAEVRAALAAHPGVVDTLALVDSRGEEPRLVGYVVAGSATPVSAQAVREDLARRVPAHLVPSEVVVLESWPLTPNGKVDRSRLPATDRRPDAPYTAPRTEAEVRVAAVVSELLGVSRVDVHESLLALGMHSLQAMRLASRLSRMVGREVGLATILTGPTIAQLAHALAEAPVAKPLIKRLPRV from the coding sequence CGACCGCGTCGCGCTCTCGGAGGGTGCCTCTGAAACCACCTATGCGCGGCTGGAGGAGCGGACCTGTGCCCTGGCCGCCAGCCTGCGGGCCCGGGGCATCGGGCGCGGAGACGTGGTCGCGGTGGTGCTGGAGCGGGGCCCTGCCTTCGTCGAACTCGCCATCGCCGTCTGGCGCGTGGGTGCGGCCTATCTGCCCCTGGCGCCGTCACATCCCCAGGCGTGGCGCGAGGACATCCTTCGCAGGGTCGGCGCGGCGCTCGTGGTGGGCTCGCCCGCCAGCGAGGTGCCGGGGGTGCCCTTCCTGGAGTCGGGTGCCGACGTGGGCTCCGGCGTGGCGGCCGTGGAGGACACGGCGCTTGTCCCGGAGGATCTCGCATACATCATCTGCACGTCGGGTTCGACGGGGGAGCCCAAGCTGGTGATGACCGAGCATCGCGGCGTCGCCAACCTCCTCCATGCGCAGCGGGACTTCCTGGGCGCGTTGGGGCCGGACACGCGGGTGCTGCAGTTCTTCCACCCGTCGTTCGATGCCTCCCTGTTCGACCTGCTGATGGCGCTGCCCAACGGAGGCCGGCTGGAGACGCTGGATGCGTCGCCGCTCTCCGGAGCGCCGCTGGCCCACGTGCTGGTAGACCGGCGCATCACCCACGCGGTGCTGCCCGCGACGGTCCTGCGCACGCTGCAACCGGGCGGCTTCCCCGACCTCCAGGTGGTGATGAGCACCGGGGACGTGTGCCTTCCAGAGACGGCCCGGCAGTGGGGTGCGCACCACCGCTTCATCAACGGCTATGGCCCGACGGAGGTGACGGTGGCCAGCACGCTCCATGCGGTGCAAGCTGTGGAGGGGGAGCGCGTGCCCATTGGCCGCCCCCTCTCCAACGACCACGTGGTCATCCTCGATGAGCACCTACACCTCGTCCCCGACGGGGTGCCGGGCGAGCTGTGCATTGGCGGGGAAGGTGTCGGGCGCGGGTATCTGGGGCGGCCCGACCTTACCGCCGAGCGGTTCATTCCGGATGCGTTCGGTCCGGTGCCGGGAGGGCGGCTGTACCGCAGCGGCGACCTGGGCCGGTGGCTGCCGGACGGCACGCTGGAGTTCCTGGGCCGGCGCGACGACCAGGTGAAGATTCGCGGCGCGCGCATCGAGCTGGGCCAAGTGGAAGCGGCCCTGGCCGCGCTGCCGGACGTGCGGGACGCGGTCGCCCTCATCGACGACACTCGGGAGCGCCTGCTGGGCTACGTGATGCCCATCACCGGAGCGGCGCTGTCCGGCGACGCGGTGCGTGCGGAGCTTCGACGCAGTCTGCCCGGCTACCTGGTGCCGGATGTCGTGGTCGTGGTGGAGGTCTGGCCCCTGAACACCAGCGGCAAGGTGGACCGGGCGCAGCTGCCCCGCCCCCCACGCGCGGAGCGGACGGACTACCAGCCGCCGGAGTCGCCCGGCGAAGTGGCGCTGGCGGCAATCGCCGCGGCGCTGCTCGGGATGGAGCGGGTGGGGCGCGATGACAACCTGTTCGAGCTGGGAGGGCACTCGCTGTTCGCCACCCAGCTCGTGGCCCGGGTGCGACGTGTGCTGGGCGCGCAGTTGGAATTGAGCGCGGTGCTCCAGGCCCCCACGGTGGCCCGGCTCGCGGCGCTCTTGAAGGAGGCGCAGGGTGGGGTGGACCTGGGCCCTTGGGGCGGTGCTGCGGGAATGGCGCTCACGCCTTCGTTTGGCCAGGAGCGGGTGTGGCTGATGCACAAGCTCAACCCGGACGCGCGGGCCTACCACACGCAGGCGGTGTTCCGTCTCGGGGGCGCGCTGGACCTCGCCGCGCTGCACGCGAGCCTCACCGACATCGTGCGTCGCCACGACGTGATGCGCTCCCGCTTCCCCGAAGTGGATGGAGAGCTGCGGTGTGAGCTGGAAGCCCCGTGGGAGGTGGAGCTCCCCCTCCAGGACTTCAGCGGCGTGGACGAAGCGCTGCTGGCCACCCGGGTGGCGGAGGCTGTCCGGGACGCGGTGCAGGCCCCGTTCGCGCTCGCCGAAGGTCGGCCCTTCCGCTGGCGGCTGCTGCGACTGGGCGCGCAGGAGCACCTCTTCGTGCACGTCGAACACCACATCGTGCACGACGGCTGGTCCTTCAACGTCTTTGTGCGCGAGTTGCTCAACGGCTACGCCGAACATGTTCGCCACGGCCAGGTGCGACGCCCCGCGCTGGCGGTGCAGTACTCCGACTATGCGCGCTGGCAGCGGGAGTGGGTGGGGACCGAGGCCGCCGCGGCGCAGCGCCGCTTCTGGCGTCAGGAATTGGAGGGCGCGGAGACTCGGCTTCAGCTCTCCCTCCGCGCGGCTCCCGGCGGAAGACGGTTTCGCGGTGTGGCGCCACGGGTAGAGCTGGACGGCGACCTCGCGCGCCGCCTCCAGGCCCTGGCGGACCGCAACCACGCGTCCCTCTTCACCACGCTCCTCTCCGCGTTCTTCGTCCTCCTGCACCGGTACACCGGCTCCCAGGATCTGCTCGTCGGCTCCTCGGTCGCCAACCGGCGCTGGCAGGACACCGAGGGCATGCTGGGCATGTTCATCAACACGGTCGTACTGCGGGGTCGGCTGGACGGGGACCCTTCGTTCGAGGAGTTCCTGGCGCGGATGCGGCGCACCACACTGGAGGTCTATGACCACCAGGAACTGCCCTATGAGCAGATTTTCGCGCAGTCGCCCGCGCGGCATCAGGGTGGCTTCAATCCGTTGATCCAGACGATGTTCAACTTCCACGACTCGTCGGTGGGCACGCTCGACGCGTCACCCCTCGACGTCTCCTTCGTGGAGGGACTGGGCAACGGCTCGGCCAAGTTCGAGCTGTCCGTCGTCGCGGTGCCGCTCTACGCCGAACCGGGGCACATCCAACGGCTGGCCGGGGACGTGGTGAGCATTCCCCGTTCAGAGGCCCCCGTGCGCTCCAGTCCCCGCTCTTCCCTGAGCGGCATCCTGCTCTCGTGGGAGTTCGACTCCGACCTCTTCGAGGACTTCTTCATCACCGGCATGCTGTCCGCGTATCAGCAGCTGCTGCGCTCCATCACCGACGCGCCGGACGCCCGCGTGTCCAGGCTGTCGCTGATGAACGACGCGGACCGGCGCGCACTCGTCAGCGTGGGCCCACGCCAGGAGGCCCCCTCGTACCGGGTGCCCGACCTGTTCGCCCACTGGACCCGCCGCGCGCCCGACGCCCCCGCGGTGAGGTCCGGCGACTGCGTGCTGACCTATGCCGAGCTGACGCGTCGGGCGGAGCACCTGGCGCACCACCTGCGCGGCCTGGGCGTCGGCCGTGAGGCGCTCGTGGCGGTGTGCATTCCCCGCTCGGCGGAGCTGGTCGTGGCCCAACTGGGAATCCTCATGGCAGGGGCGGCTTTCTTGTCGCTGGATCCAGGCGCTCCTCCGGCCTGGCTGGAACCGCTCATGCAGGAGGCCGGGGCCCGCGCCCTGGTCACGACGGCGGTGCTGGCGGGCCGGCTCACCGGCCTGCCCACCGTCGTGCTGGATGCGATGCCCCCGGCGTCGTCCGGGCCGCCGTTGCCGGAGGGGAGTCCGTCGGACCTCGCCTACGTCCTCTACACGTCCGGGTCGACGGGCAGACCCAAGGGCGTTCAAATCGAGCATCACTCGGTCGTGTCCTTGCTGTACCGGACGGCCCTGGCCGAGGACCTGGGACCTGGCAAGACGATGCTGGCGATGGCGTCGGTGTCCTTCGATATCTCGGTGCTGGAGGTCTGGGGCGCGCTGCTCAACGGCGCCACGGTCCACTTCCTGCCGCCGGGCTGGGACGTGCCAGGGCTGGCCCGCTGTCTCATCGACCAGCGCATCACGCATGCGGTGATCCCCCCCGTGGTGCTGCCCCGGTTGGCGGCCGACGCTCCGGAGGCCTTCGCCGCCCTGGATCGCGTGGTGGTGGGCGGGGATGTCTTCCCCGTGGAGGCGTTCCGCACGCTCCAGCGCGGAGGCTTCACGAAGGTGACGAACGGCTACGGCCCCACGGAGATCACCGTCATGGCCAGCGGACACCGGCTCGACGACGGGCTCGACCCCGAAGCCACCCACGTGCCCATCGGGCGACCGCTGTTCAATGCCCACCTCATGGTGCTCGACGCGCACGGGCAGGTGGCTCCGCCGGGCGCCGTGGGGGAGCTCTGCATCGGTGGGGCCGGTGTCGCGAGGGGCTACCGCGACCTGCCGAACCTCACCGCCGAGCGGTTCGTGCCGGATCCCTTCGGGTCACATCCTGGTGCGCGGCTCTATCGCAGTGGGGACCTGGCCCGGTGGTTGCCCGGAGGCGTCATCGAGTTCCTGGGCCGCCGTGATGAACAGGTAAAGGTCCGTGGCGTCCGGGTGGAGCTGGCCGAGGTGCGTGCCGCCCTGGCCGCGCATCCCGGCGTGGTGGATACCCTCGCGCTCGTCGACTCGCGCGGGGAGGAGCCTCGCCTCGTGGGCTATGTCGTGGCCGGGTCGGCAACCCCGGTGTCGGCGCAGGCCGTGCGCGAGGACCTGGCGCGCAGAGTGCCGGCGCATCTGGTGCCTTCGGAGGTCGTCGTCCTGGAGTCCTGGCCGCTGACTCCAAACGGGAAGGTGGACCGCTCGCGGCTGCCCGCGACCGACCGGCGCCCGGACGCGCCCTACACGGCGCCGAGGACCGAGGCCGAGGTCCGCGTCGCGGCGGTGGTCTCCGAACTCCTGGGCGTGAGCCGGGTGGATGTCCATGAGAGTCTGCTCGCGCTCGGCATGCATTCGTTGCAGGCGATGCGGCTGGCCTCTCGGCTGAGCCGGATGGTGGGACGGGAGGTCGGGCTCGCCACGATCCTCACCGGGCCGACCATCGCGCAGCTGGCCCACGCGCTCGCCGAGGCCCCGGTCGCGAAGCCACTCATCAAGAGGCTGCCACGCGTATGA
- a CDS encoding condensation domain-containing protein, with translation MTTAFPMSFAQQRLCFLHRMDPTGAAHATVRCHRVTGPLDPQALREALDVLVARHEPLRTVFPLGTHQQVSPEGHGHVHFLEVATEAEALRRAHEEAARPFELEHGPLLRLTVMRLEPRTHVLVFAVHLLVADGASLQVFTEELAIAYRAALLGEPTGLPELPVQYVDWAAWQREQLTAERRESLSHWWREQLSGVPLFLDLVSLRPVLGRGRRMHRVLPAAVAHGVRALASTERQTVFTVLAAACGLVLGHRAGREQVLLGLAVANRDLPEVERVLGFFVNTVVLQVDLRGDPDFRELLTRVAAATVAAYAHKDLPFEQLVADLAPPRDPTRSPVVQVNFAYHPAGTAGALSLHGCEVTEPLLDLPSAKFELTLRVEERSDGPYTVWAEFDESLFDPAFIAGLLAAYEEVLRTATPHARTSLPRSPMGTREQHLSRIFADVLKVASVAPDDDFFQCGGHSLQLVEVALRIRSEMGEDLSLRELYQHPTVAGAAARLDRTGAPR, from the coding sequence ATGACGACCGCATTCCCGATGTCGTTCGCCCAGCAGCGATTGTGCTTCCTGCACCGGATGGACCCCACCGGGGCGGCCCACGCCACCGTTCGCTGCCACCGCGTGACGGGGCCCCTGGACCCGCAAGCCCTGCGGGAGGCCCTGGACGTGCTGGTGGCCCGGCACGAACCGCTGCGCACCGTCTTCCCGCTGGGGACGCACCAGCAGGTGTCTCCGGAAGGGCACGGGCATGTTCACTTCCTGGAGGTCGCGACCGAGGCCGAGGCCCTGCGACGCGCGCACGAGGAGGCGGCCCGGCCGTTCGAGCTGGAGCACGGTCCCTTGCTGCGACTCACCGTGATGCGGCTGGAACCCCGGACGCACGTCCTCGTCTTCGCCGTGCACCTGTTGGTGGCGGACGGCGCATCGCTCCAGGTCTTCACCGAGGAGCTGGCCATCGCGTACCGGGCGGCGCTCCTGGGGGAACCCACCGGCCTGCCCGAGCTGCCCGTGCAGTACGTGGACTGGGCCGCATGGCAGCGCGAGCAGCTCACCGCCGAGCGGCGCGAATCGCTGTCGCACTGGTGGAGGGAGCAGCTGTCGGGCGTCCCCCTGTTCCTAGACCTCGTCTCCCTGCGTCCCGTGCTGGGGCGGGGACGGCGCATGCACCGGGTGCTGCCCGCCGCCGTCGCCCACGGCGTGCGCGCCCTCGCGAGCACCGAGCGTCAGACGGTGTTCACGGTGCTGGCCGCCGCCTGCGGCCTCGTGCTCGGGCACCGTGCGGGACGGGAGCAGGTGCTGCTGGGACTGGCCGTGGCCAACCGGGACCTGCCCGAGGTTGAGCGGGTGCTCGGGTTCTTCGTCAACACCGTCGTGCTCCAGGTGGACCTGCGCGGCGACCCCGATTTTCGCGAGCTGCTCACCCGGGTGGCGGCGGCCACGGTGGCTGCATACGCGCACAAGGACCTGCCCTTTGAGCAGCTCGTCGCGGACCTGGCCCCGCCGAGAGACCCGACGCGGTCTCCCGTCGTCCAGGTCAACTTCGCCTACCATCCGGCAGGCACGGCGGGAGCACTGTCATTGCACGGCTGTGAGGTGACGGAGCCCCTGCTGGACCTCCCCTCCGCGAAGTTCGAGCTCACCTTGCGGGTGGAGGAACGCTCCGACGGCCCGTACACCGTGTGGGCCGAATTCGATGAGAGTCTCTTCGACCCCGCCTTCATCGCGGGGCTGCTCGCGGCCTACGAGGAGGTCCTGCGGACCGCGACCCCCCATGCGCGGACATCGCTTCCGCGCTCCCCGATGGGGACGAGGGAACAACACCTCAGCCGCATTTTCGCTGACGTGCTGAAGGTCGCCTCGGTCGCTCCGGACGACGACTTCTTCCAGTGCGGCGGCCATTCCTTGCAGCTTGTCGAAGTCGCGCTCCGAATCCGGAGCGAAATGGGCGAGGACCTCAGCCTGCGCGAGCTGTACCAGCACCCCACCGTGGCGGGCGCCGCTGCCCGGCTCGACCGAACAGGAGCACCCCGATGA
- a CDS encoding glutathione S-transferase family protein, whose protein sequence is MLKVYGFSRVNKMARGKTRDLRVLWALEEMGLPYEIVGMDHPKHDLDTPAYRALNPFGQIPVIDDDGVVVTESGAILLYLARKSGKLMPRDLAGEAQVLRWCVAALNTIEVPILTAWFADLNGGKGTKASDALHQWGDMRLKQLDGWLAGREFVATDEFTVADLLMTHVLGAGIDESVVKDYPNVLAFQKRCIARPAWKKTFDAYCDRVEAD, encoded by the coding sequence ATGCTCAAGGTCTACGGCTTCTCCCGAGTGAACAAGATGGCCCGCGGCAAGACCCGCGACCTGCGCGTGCTGTGGGCGCTGGAGGAGATGGGTCTGCCCTACGAGATCGTGGGGATGGATCATCCGAAGCACGACCTCGATACGCCCGCGTATCGCGCGCTCAATCCGTTCGGACAGATTCCGGTGATCGACGACGATGGCGTGGTCGTCACCGAGTCGGGCGCAATCCTGCTCTACCTCGCCCGCAAGAGCGGCAAGCTGATGCCGCGCGACCTCGCCGGCGAAGCGCAGGTGCTGCGCTGGTGCGTCGCGGCGCTGAACACGATCGAAGTCCCGATCCTGACCGCGTGGTTCGCCGACCTGAACGGCGGCAAGGGCACCAAGGCAAGCGATGCGCTTCACCAGTGGGGGGACATGCGCCTGAAGCAGCTCGACGGCTGGCTCGCGGGCAGAGAGTTCGTCGCGACCGACGAGTTCACAGTCGCGGACCTCTTGATGACGCATGTGCTGGGCGCCGGCATCGACGAGAGTGTCGTCAAGGACTATCCAAACGTGCTCGCCTTCCAGAAGCGCTGCATCGCGCGCCCGGCCTGGAAGAAGACGTTCGACGCCTACTGCGACCGCGTCGAAGCGGACTGA
- a CDS encoding dihydrofolate reductase family protein, with the protein MGLLTFGLNVTLDGCIDHTQGIADDELHDYWTQLMEQSGAMLFGRNTYELMEGAWPAVARDEKAPRAMREWAQKLEAKAKYVVSGSRSDFPWQNTIKVEGELREAISALKAKTERGVLVGAPKLAAALEEWGLIDEYRIVVHPIISGRGPTLFHGLSSARHLELLSTQRFKSGVQALHFRRKAG; encoded by the coding sequence ATGGGCCTCCTCACCTTCGGTCTCAACGTGACTTTGGACGGGTGCATCGATCACACCCAGGGCATTGCGGACGACGAGCTGCACGACTATTGGACGCAGCTCATGGAGCAGAGCGGGGCGATGCTCTTCGGGCGCAACACCTACGAGCTGATGGAGGGTGCCTGGCCCGCGGTGGCACGCGACGAAAAGGCGCCGCGCGCGATGCGCGAGTGGGCACAGAAGCTCGAGGCGAAGGCGAAGTACGTCGTGTCGGGCTCGCGGAGCGACTTTCCGTGGCAGAACACGATCAAGGTGGAGGGTGAGCTTCGCGAGGCGATCTCGGCGCTGAAAGCGAAGACCGAGCGGGGTGTCCTCGTCGGAGCGCCCAAGCTCGCGGCTGCGCTCGAGGAGTGGGGGCTCATCGACGAGTACCGCATCGTCGTTCATCCCATCATCAGTGGCCGCGGGCCGACGTTGTTTCATGGCCTGTCGAGTGCGCGGCATCTCGAGCTCCTCTCGACGCAGCGGTTCAAGTCCGGCGTGCAGGCGCTCCACTTCCGTCGCAAAGCGGGATGA
- a CDS encoding cytochrome P450, with the protein MSPSYPFPKDWSLPLEPPAEYKRLRQEAPVCPVRLWDGNTPWLVSRYNDVLTVLGDPRLVVDSTLPGFPHLSPAAAARQGRPLAFFLRPDAEYRVQRAMLVQEFMPRRMEALRPRIQATVDAALDAMLAGPKPADLMAVFALPVALQVIGDLLGVPHDGADDLHVLSRTVGSRASSREEARAALMALDDFFLRLVEANLREPGDTLIGRVVTEQVATGRLSPPDAASLFHSLYYAGHGPSAYMFGLGTLALLIHPEQLRKFRELEDPAAITAAVQELLRFVNVSHLARQRVATVDVTVGGQLIRAGEGILAQPDSANRDGTVFEEPDRLDLHREAHRNFAFGHGIHLCTGRALALIEFEVVFKTLFQRIPTLRLAVPLEEVRFKKDENLLGVHELPLTW; encoded by the coding sequence ATGAGCCCTTCCTATCCCTTCCCCAAGGACTGGAGCCTCCCACTGGAGCCTCCCGCTGAATACAAGCGGCTGCGGCAGGAAGCCCCGGTCTGCCCCGTGCGGTTGTGGGACGGAAACACGCCGTGGTTGGTGAGTCGCTACAACGACGTGTTGACGGTCCTGGGAGATCCCCGGCTGGTCGTGGACTCCACACTGCCAGGGTTCCCGCACCTGTCGCCCGCGGCGGCGGCACGGCAGGGGAGGCCGCTGGCCTTCTTCCTTCGCCCTGATGCGGAGTACCGGGTGCAGCGGGCCATGCTCGTGCAGGAGTTCATGCCCCGGCGGATGGAAGCCCTGAGGCCGCGCATCCAGGCCACCGTGGACGCAGCGCTCGACGCGATGCTGGCCGGCCCGAAACCGGCGGACCTGATGGCGGTGTTCGCGCTCCCCGTTGCCCTGCAAGTCATTGGCGACCTGCTCGGCGTGCCCCATGACGGCGCTGACGACCTGCATGTCCTCAGTCGGACCGTCGGCTCCCGCGCGTCCTCCCGCGAGGAGGCGAGGGCGGCCCTGATGGCCCTGGATGACTTCTTCCTGCGGTTGGTGGAGGCGAACCTGCGTGAGCCTGGCGACACGCTCATTGGTCGCGTCGTCACGGAGCAGGTGGCGACGGGAAGGCTGAGTCCTCCGGACGCGGCCTCCCTGTTCCACTCGCTGTACTACGCCGGGCACGGACCGTCCGCATACATGTTCGGCCTGGGGACGCTGGCGCTGCTGATCCACCCCGAGCAGCTCAGGAAGTTCCGTGAGCTGGAGGACCCAGCCGCCATCACTGCGGCGGTCCAGGAACTCCTGCGCTTCGTCAATGTCTCCCATCTCGCCCGGCAGCGCGTCGCCACGGTGGACGTCACCGTGGGTGGCCAGCTCATTCGCGCCGGGGAGGGCATCCTCGCGCAGCCGGACTCCGCCAACCGCGACGGAACGGTCTTCGAGGAGCCGGACCGCTTGGACCTCCACCGGGAAGCGCACCGCAACTTCGCCTTCGGCCATGGCATCCACCTGTGCACGGGGCGCGCGCTGGCCCTCATTGAGTTCGAGGTGGTGTTCAAGACGCTGTTCCAGCGCATCCCCACGTTGCGGCTGGCCGTGCCGCTGGAGGAGGTCCGCTTCAAGAAGGATGAGAACCTGCTCGGCGTGCACGAACTGCCGCTCACCTGGTGA
- a CDS encoding carboxymuconolactone decarboxylase family protein translates to MKPRMNAFAVAPDALNLMLDFSKKVEALGLEPSLCELVKIRSSQINGCAFCIHMHTRDARAHGETEERIYLLDGWRESPLYTERERAALGWTEALTLISTTHAPDEDYAALKPHFTEEEIVKLSLMIGVINTANRLVLGFRAVHPVHPRSEAA, encoded by the coding sequence ATGAAGCCCAGGATGAATGCTTTCGCGGTCGCACCCGACGCCCTCAACCTCATGCTGGATTTCAGCAAGAAGGTGGAGGCCCTAGGGCTGGAGCCGAGCCTCTGCGAACTCGTCAAGATCCGCTCGTCTCAAATCAATGGCTGCGCCTTCTGCATCCACATGCACACCCGCGACGCCCGCGCCCATGGGGAGACCGAGGAGCGCATCTACCTGCTGGACGGCTGGCGTGAGTCGCCACTGTACACCGAGCGCGAGCGCGCGGCCCTGGGCTGGACCGAGGCCCTGACGCTCATCTCCACGACACATGCCCCGGATGAGGACTACGCTGCGCTCAAACCGCACTTCACCGAAGAGGAGATCGTGAAGCTGTCCCTGATGATTGGCGTCATCAACACCGCGAACCGACTGGTCCTCGGCTTCCGAGCCGTGCACCCGGTGCACCCTCGCAGTGAAGCCGCCTAA
- a CDS encoding sigma-70 family RNA polymerase sigma factor has translation MKPPNSNPADVFDPLRPRLLRIAYRMLGIVAEAEDVVQEAYLRWHQTNREVVRDAEAVLVRTVTRLCLDVLKSARVRREEYVGTWLPEPIIETVEGDDLTLTLMMALERLSPLERAAFLLHDVFGMDFEQVAKAIDRAPAACRQLASRARDHVQETQPRFPVTEAKGHELALAFHAASRSGDTQALQALLAQDVILYADGGGKAKAIPNPIYGREKLVRFFEGVWRIPAVGSAQLVHEGTIDGLPAYVTLDPDGMLQTTAFAIEDGRIVAIYVTRNPDKLKGIRRAVVGESS, from the coding sequence GTGAAGCCGCCTAATTCAAATCCCGCGGACGTCTTCGACCCGCTCCGCCCCCGGCTGCTCCGCATCGCGTACCGGATGCTGGGCATCGTCGCTGAGGCAGAGGACGTGGTGCAGGAGGCGTATCTCCGTTGGCACCAGACGAACCGCGAAGTCGTGCGGGACGCCGAAGCCGTGCTCGTCCGCACGGTGACGCGCCTGTGCCTGGACGTCCTGAAGTCCGCGCGCGTCCGGCGCGAGGAGTACGTGGGGACTTGGCTTCCAGAGCCCATCATCGAGACAGTGGAGGGCGATGACTTGACGCTGACCCTGATGATGGCCCTGGAGCGCCTGTCCCCGCTGGAGCGCGCCGCGTTCCTCCTGCACGACGTGTTCGGCATGGACTTCGAGCAGGTGGCGAAAGCCATCGACCGCGCTCCCGCGGCATGCCGCCAGCTCGCCAGCCGGGCACGTGACCATGTGCAGGAGACCCAGCCCCGCTTCCCCGTGACGGAGGCGAAGGGCCACGAGCTGGCCTTGGCATTCCATGCTGCGTCCCGGAGCGGCGACACGCAGGCACTCCAGGCACTGCTGGCCCAGGACGTCATCCTGTACGCCGACGGCGGAGGAAAAGCGAAGGCGATCCCCAATCCCATCTACGGACGAGAGAAGCTGGTGCGCTTCTTCGAAGGAGTGTGGCGCATTCCAGCCGTGGGCTCGGCGCAGCTCGTACACGAGGGCACCATCGACGGCCTGCCCGCGTACGTCACGTTGGATCCGGATGGAATGCTGCAGACCACGGCATTCGCCATCGAGGACGGCCGGATCGTCGCCATCTACGTCACGCGCAACCCTGACAAGCTGAAGGGCATCCGGCGCGCGGTGGTGGGCGAGTCGTCGTAG
- a CDS encoding zinc-binding dehydrogenase, giving the protein MSFAVLELWSTGRLRMSVHATFPLAEAARAHPTLEGRENLGRVVLTVEAET; this is encoded by the coding sequence CTGAGCTTCGCGGTACTGGAACTGTGGAGTACGGGTCGGCTGCGCATGTCGGTGCACGCCACCTTCCCGCTCGCCGAGGCCGCGCGGGCCCACCCGACACTGGAGGGTCGGGAGAACCTCGGGCGCGTCGTCCTCACCGTCGAAGCGGAAACCTAG